A single region of the Pararge aegeria chromosome 18, ilParAegt1.1, whole genome shotgun sequence genome encodes:
- the LOC120631558 gene encoding abscisic-aldehyde oxidase-like, with product MTCIEFTVNGEKCTVTNDLHWETTLYTYLTYHLGHSGTKAMCKQGVCGACIVNVTAQRETSGTVETFSVNSCLVLIFSCHGWDITTIEGVGNRRKGYSVVQKRIAAFNGTQCGFCTPGWVMHLTSLVDKGLSMAELENSFGCNTCRCTGYRPILDTIKSFATDASPKLCKQVEDIEELTCCKDETKTCDRKCSTCSDGDWSLINAPISRERIIINFGKTTFVKIFEENQISETMNRYSSETYMFIDGNTGKAVNKNFEYPPVLVDISGLTCLKLYTFDQNLVLGANVSIEDAMGIFKKSARNVDGFAYLEQFAKHFDWIAQIPVRKIGSLAGNIMLKYKDNDYTSDVFILFEAIGATITIRDVNGAKTSYSMKQFLKINMQNKLIVSFQLPPQGSTHIFRSYKIMPRSQNALAIVNAAFSAKMDNGSTIDSISIVYGNISTDFIHASQTEAYLKGKNLFSNQVVQEAINILNKEILPMDKPPAQSPWARRKLAIGLFYKFVLSLTPDAIISSRYQSGGQLIFRPVSSGAQLFQTDPKLYPLNQPVMKLEAIIQSSGEAQYVNSIPRLPNEVHGAFVLSTVHNGAVDTVDVANTLKLDGGLALYTAKDIPGKNSFTFPGIQLQTENEEILADQNIKYYGQPVAIVVAKSQDLAIQAAKKVKVTYKNLVNTPPILTINQAKKFSDRIMSGPTIEPKGRGENVKKIIKGVFELKAQYHYYMEPLSCVTIPIDRGVEVFDTSQWMDLTQIAVAQCLGMTESDVHVKVRRIGGGFGGKISRNVQVACACAIVAKGMDRPCRFILPLETNITIAGRRLPFQCEYEVGVDDNGKIQYLNASITEDDGFSHNENILDFVRSGFPNCYSTEYFDLKTYAVLTDLPSNTFARAPGTLEGIVSIENIMEHIAFAVKKDPTDVRLTNMRTEDNDLPELIANLKVKADYEKRLKYIKTFNKNNRWMKKAIKINVMLFPVQFYGNYTAMVSVYRGDGTVTVTTGGVEMGQGVNTKAAQVCAYELGIPLENVSVIPNYSFVAANNVFSGSSIVSECVCYSIIKACSTLKQRLNPLKDTMNNPTWKELIKKAGDEQVDLTATYTMTDKEPDLKNYSAFAVTILEVSLDVLTGKFQMDRCDILEDVGLSANPNIDVGQIEGAYVQGISYLTSEHLIYDKKTGKLITNTGLEYEVCLARDIPVDFRVHLRNNSKNPKGVMGSKAVGEMGVVTTHGIIYALRQCIMESRKDSGYDPNEWIDLEIPLTTQSILKAMDVKLGEMQLS from the exons CCTCGTAGATAAAGGCCTGAGTATGGCCGAGTTAGAGAACTCATTTGGCTGCAACACTTGCCGATGTACCGGATACAGACCAATCTTGGACACAATCAAATCGTTCGCGACAGATGCCAGTCCCAAACTCTGCAAACAAGTCGAAGATATAGAAGAACTTACTTGCTGTAAAGATGAAACCAAAACTTGCGATCGCAAATGCTCCACATGCAGTGACGGCGATTGGAGTTTAATTAATGCACCGATTAGTCGTGAGAGAATCATTATAAATTTCGGGAAAACTACCTTTGTTAAAATCTTTGAGGAGAATCAGATATCTGAGACGATGAATCGTTACAGTTCcgaaacatatatgtttattgaTGGAAATACTGGGAAAG CTGTTAACAAAAATTTTGAGTATCCGCCAGTTCTGGTGGACATCAGCGGCTTGACCTGCTTGAAGCTGTACACCTTTGACCAGAACCTAGTTCTTGGAGCTAACGTCTCTATCGAAGACGCCATGGGTATATTCAAGAAATCTGCAAGGAATGTGGATGGATTCGCCTATTTAGAACAATTCGCGAAGCATTTTGACTGGATCGCACAAATTCCAGTACGGAAG ATCGGTTCATTGGCGGGAAACATTATGCTGAAGTACAAAGACAACGACTATACATCGGATGTGTTTATTCTTTTCGAAGCAATAGGTGCCACAATTACAatac GTGACGTTAATGGTGCTAAAACTTCCTATTCTATGAAACAATTCCTCAAAATCAACATGCAGAATAAATTGATCGTCAGTTTTCAACTGCCCCCGCAAGGTTCTACCCATATATTCCGAAGCTACAAG ATCATGCCGAGAAGTCAAAACGCATTAGCCATCGTTAACGCTGCGTTTAGCGCTAAAATGGACAACGGTAGTACTATTGACTCAATAAGCATTGTCTACGGCAACATTTCCACCGATTTCATTCACGCAAGCCAAACGGAGGCATATTTGAAGGGAAAGAATTTGTTCAGCAACCAAGTGGTTCAAgaagcaataaatattttgaataaagaaattttaccGATGGATAAACCTCCAGCACAGTCTCCTTGGGCAAGAAGGAAATTGGCGATAGGACTATTTTAcaag TTCGTTCTTAGTTTAACTCCGGATGCAATCATCTCTTCACGATACCAATCTGGCGGTCAACTTATCTTCCGACCCGTATCTAGCGGTGCACAACTCTTCCAAACGGACCCAAAGCTGTATCCTCTGAATCAGCCCGTAATGAAATTGGAAGCTATAATTCAAAGTTCTGGAGAAGCACAATATGTTAATAGCATACCTCGGTTGCCGAATGAAGTACACGGTGCGTTTGTATTATCCACAGTCCATAATGGAGCTGTTGACACGGTAGATGTAGCAAATACGTTG aaattagATGGCGGTTTGGCGTTGTATACAGCTAAGGATATACCAGGAAAGAATTCTTTTACCTTCCCCGGAATACAACTTCAAACGGAAAACGAAGAGATATTAGCTgaccaaaatataaaatattacggacaACCCGTAGCAATAGTGGTAGCCAAAAGCCAAGATTTAGCTATACAAGCAGCAAAGAAAGTTAAAGTGACATACAAAAATCTTGTAAACACACCaccaattttaactataaatcaAGCTAAAAAATTCAGTGACCGAATTATGTCAGGTCCTACGATCGAACCAAAAGGCAGAggtgaaaatgtaaaaaaaattattaagggTGTGTTTGAGCTGAAGGCTCAGTATCATTATTACATGGAACCTTTGTCATGTGTCACGATCCCTATTGATAGAGGCGTGGAGGTTTTTGACACATCACAATGGATGGATCTGACACAAATTGCAGTAGCACAATGCTTGGGTATGACAGAAAGCGA tgTCCATGTAAAGGTGCGTCGCATAGGGGGCGGATTCGGTGGAAAAATCAGTCGTAATGTTCAAGTAGCATGCGCTTGCGCCATTGTAGCGAAGGGAATGGATCGCCCTTGTAGATTCATATTACCATTGGAGACCAATATTACTATTGCAGGAAGGAGATTACCTTTCCAGTGCGAATATGAG gtCGGTGTTGACGACAACGGCAAGATTCAATATCTTAACGCATCAATCACAGAGGATGATGGTTTTTCTCACAACGAGAATATTTTGGATTTCGTTCGTAGCGGTTTTCCAAACTGTTACAGTACAGAATACTTTGACTTGAAGACATACGCTGTTCTTACCGATTTACCTTCGAACACTTTTGCTAGAGCACCTg gtaCACTGGAAGGTATCGTTagcattgaaaatattatggaacATATTGCCTTTGCCGTAAAGAAAGATCCAACTGATGTTCGTTTAACCAATATGAGAACAGAAGACAATGATTTACCAGAACTTATAGCAAACCTTAAAGTTAAGGCTGATTACGAAAAGAGGCTAAAATATATCAAAACGTTTAACAAAAACAACAGATGGATGAAAAAGGCAATCAAAATAAACGTAATGCTGTTCCCCGTTCAATTTTATGGGAACTACACGGCGATGGTATCTGTGTACCGTGGTGATGGCACAGTGACGGTTACGACTGGTGGCGTTGAAATGGGTCAAGGAGTTAATACAAAGGCTGCTCAGGTCTGCGCTTACGAACTGGGAATCCCACTTGAAAACGTATCGGTCATTCCTAACTACTCATTTGTGGCTGCAAATAACGTTTTCTCAGGCTCCAGTATTGTGAGTGAATGCGTATGCTACTCAATCATAAAAGCGTGTAGCACTTTGAAGCAACGACTTAATCCTTTAAAAGACACAATGAACAATCCAACGTGGAAAGAGTTGATTAAGAAGGCTGGTGATGAACAAGTTGATTTGACGGCGACTTATACGATGACTGACAAAGAacctgatttgaaaaattatagtGCATTTGCTGTTACAATTTTGGAGGTTTCATTGGATGTGTTAACTGGAAAGTTTCAAATGGACAGATGTGATATATTGGAGGATGTTGGATTAAGTGCTAATCCAAATATCGATGTTGGTCAG ATTGAAGGTGCTTACGTACAAGGAATTAGTTACTTGACATCTGAGCATTTGATCTACGATAAAAAGACGGGCAAATTGATAACAAACACAGGGCTTGAGTATGAAGTGTGTCTGGCTAGGGATATTCCAGTTGACTTCAGAGTTCACTTGAGAAACAACTCTAAAAACCCCAAAGGCGTTATGGGATCCAAAG CCGTTGGGGAGATGGGCGTAGTGACCACGCACGGTATCATTTACGCTTTGAGGCAATGCATAATGGAATCGCGCAAGGATTCCGGATACGATCCCAATGAATGGATTGATCTTG AAATACCTCTTACAACGCAGTCGATACTCAAAGCGATGGATGTGAAGCTAGGCGAGATGCAGTTATCATAA